A genome region from Acidobacteriota bacterium includes the following:
- a CDS encoding AlkZ family DNA glycosylase: MAERVLTLRELNRATLARQMLLARADVSVPAVIERLVGMQAQLASAPYVGLWTRLPAFKRADLAELIENRMVVKATLMRATLHLCTAADYLRFRTTLQPMLSGAGAAIAKQRGNDFDRDKLLNAARKSIGEKSRTFAEISTMVSELMPDYDVGVLRYTVRTHIPLVQVPIASGWSYSNKPEFTLAETWLDQKISPKDNLQELVRRYLAAFGPAGVTDAQTWLGMKLKDVFEELRPELQVYRDEGRRELFDLPDQVLPAEETLAPVRFLPEFDNLLLSHSNRKRVVADEYRARVYLPALRVAATILVDGFVRGAWKVEKDKTAATLVIEPFEKLAKKERVALAEEGGRLLRFVEPEAKSFAVRFAENP, encoded by the coding sequence ATGGCAGAGCGTGTTTTAACGCTGCGTGAACTCAACCGGGCGACGCTGGCTCGGCAGATGTTGCTGGCGCGTGCGGATGTATCTGTTCCTGCTGTTATCGAACGGCTGGTTGGGATGCAGGCGCAACTCGCCTCCGCGCCGTATGTCGGTTTGTGGACGCGCTTGCCCGCTTTCAAACGCGCGGACCTGGCGGAGTTGATTGAGAACCGCATGGTGGTCAAAGCGACGCTGATGCGCGCGACCTTGCACCTTTGCACGGCGGCGGATTACCTGCGTTTTCGCACGACGCTGCAACCGATGCTGAGCGGCGCGGGCGCGGCCATTGCCAAACAACGCGGCAACGATTTTGACCGCGACAAACTATTGAATGCCGCCCGCAAATCCATCGGCGAAAAGTCGCGTACCTTTGCCGAAATCAGCACAATGGTTTCAGAGTTGATGCCTGACTATGATGTGGGCGTGTTGCGCTACACGGTGCGCACGCACATCCCATTGGTGCAAGTGCCGATTGCCAGCGGTTGGAGCTATTCCAACAAGCCTGAATTCACGCTCGCCGAAACGTGGCTGGATCAGAAAATTTCACCCAAAGACAATTTGCAAGAATTGGTGCGGCGTTATCTGGCGGCGTTCGGCCCCGCTGGCGTGACGGATGCGCAAACGTGGTTGGGAATGAAGCTGAAGGATGTGTTTGAAGAGTTGCGGCCCGAATTGCAGGTCTATCGTGATGAAGGGCGGCGCGAATTGTTCGATCTGCCCGATCAAGTTTTACCTGCTGAAGAGACGCTCGCGCCCGTGCGCTTCTTGCCGGAATTCGACAACCTGCTGCTGTCGCACAGCAACCGCAAGCGCGTAGTGGCCGACGAATATCGCGCACGGGTTTACCTGCCCGCCTTGCGGGTCGCCGCGACAATCCTAGTGGACGGTTTCGTGCGTGGGGCGTGGAAGGTTGAAAAAGACAAGACTGCTGCGACCTTGGTGATCGAACCTTTTGAGAAGCTGGCGAAAAAGGAGCGTGTGGCGCTCGCCGAAGAAGGCGGGCGGCTGCTGCGTTTTGTCGAACCAGAGGCCAAATCGTTCGCAGTGCGGTTTGCCGAGAATCCTTGA
- a CDS encoding DUF1211 domain-containing protein: MSKGRLEAFSDGVIAIIITIMVLELKVPHGDDWAALQPLLPVLLSYVLSFVYIGIYWNNHHHMLQAAGRVNGIILWANLHLLFWLSLFPFMTAWMGENHFAALPVALYGAVLFMAGTAYYILARALAAHHGKDSKLAVALGKDYKGLLSLVIYALAIVLAWRYTWTAFALYVVVALLWFIPDRRIERVFAD, from the coding sequence ATGAGCAAAGGCCGCCTGGAAGCCTTCAGTGATGGTGTCATTGCGATCATCATCACGATTATGGTGTTGGAATTGAAAGTGCCGCATGGTGACGATTGGGCGGCGTTGCAACCCTTGCTGCCCGTGCTGCTGAGTTATGTGCTCAGCTTCGTCTATATCGGCATTTACTGGAACAACCATCACCACATGTTGCAAGCCGCCGGCAGGGTCAACGGCATCATCCTCTGGGCCAATTTACATCTGCTGTTCTGGCTTTCACTCTTTCCGTTTATGACCGCGTGGATGGGCGAAAATCATTTCGCGGCCTTGCCGGTGGCGCTGTATGGCGCGGTACTGTTTATGGCGGGTACTGCATATTACATCCTGGCGCGGGCGTTGGCGGCGCATCACGGCAAAGATTCCAAATTGGCTGTGGCGCTTGGGAAGGATTACAAGGGGCTGCTCTCGCTGGTTATTTACGCGCTGGCGATTGTGCTGGCGTGGCGTTACACGTGGACGGCCTTTGCCTTGTATGTGGTGGTGGCGTTGCTCTGGTTTATCCCGGATCGCCGGATTGAACGTGTGTTTGCGGATTGA
- a CDS encoding DUF1361 domain-containing protein, translated as MRSRFPMSTLSNAPSLSQWPGYSHWRRQFPVVAALVFATALCLALLGLRTWRYGVLQSWLIWNLFLAWLPLLGALAAYNLQHGLQHRQRRWLPVSVFAVLWLLFLPNATYLVTDIIHLKPRNGVPLWYDLIVLVSFAWTGVFLGLVSLFLMQEMVRRFAGRAASWLFVFGVMVLNGFGLYFGRVLRWNSWDVLFRPGNLFFELLDGVRDPWAHTQTLAFAGLFTLLFSAVYLMLLAFTQLQLEQQQKS; from the coding sequence ATGCGTTCACGTTTTCCGATGTCTACCCTCTCCAACGCACCTTCCCTCTCGCAATGGCCCGGCTATTCGCATTGGCGCAGGCAATTCCCTGTCGTAGCCGCACTCGTCTTTGCCACGGCGCTTTGTCTGGCGCTGTTGGGCCTGCGCACGTGGCGTTACGGTGTGTTGCAAAGCTGGCTGATCTGGAATCTATTTCTGGCGTGGCTGCCGTTGTTAGGCGCGCTGGCGGCTTATAACTTGCAACACGGGTTGCAGCACCGGCAGCGGCGCTGGTTGCCGGTGAGCGTCTTTGCTGTTTTATGGTTGTTGTTTCTGCCCAACGCCACCTATTTGGTGACGGACATCATTCATCTGAAACCACGCAACGGCGTGCCGCTCTGGTACGACCTGATCGTGCTGGTATCGTTTGCCTGGACGGGCGTATTTCTGGGGCTGGTCTCGCTGTTCCTGATGCAAGAGATGGTGCGCCGCTTCGCCGGACGCGCGGCCAGTTGGTTGTTCGTGTTTGGCGTGATGGTGTTGAATGGCTTCGGCCTCTATTTCGGGCGCGTGTTGCGTTGGAATAGTTGGGATGTCTTGTTCCGGCCCGGCAATCTGTTTTTTGAGTTGCTGGATGGCGTGCGCGACCCCTGGGCGCATACCCAGACGCTGGCCTTTGCCGGCTTGTTCACGCTGTTGTTTAGCGCCGTGTATCTAATGTTGCTGGCGTTTACGCAATTGCAGTTGGAGCAGCAGCAAAAGTCATAA